The Saccharomyces eubayanus strain FM1318 chromosome XIII, whole genome shotgun sequence DNA segment aagaaacatcCCAGTGGGTACTATCAAGCAGGGTCAAGCCAGTAGCCATGACAAAAGACTAAGCAATGTTAACATATCTAtgaatcaagaaaatattaacAATGACACTTTCCTGTATAGAAAGAACGACCGCGATGGTCACTTATCGGCGGTTTCCTATATGTCCGGCTCCTCTCGTAGATCGTACATATCAAATACACAGCCATTGAATATTGACCCCACTCCAGAACCTGATAATTTCATGCCCAATATGGACGGTTCACCTTTAAAAAGAAGCATTGCTCCAATTgccaaaatcaatgataatgatgatggtgatgatggtgatgcGAATGATGCTCAAGAAGATTTCAGCTTTGATAATACTCTGGCTAAGTCGTATGAACCATCTTATGctaaaagagaaattgcTTCTACCACGTTAAACGGTAGAGAAAGCGGTTCTCAGTCCAAGATGATAACTATATCCGGAGAACAATTAAACTTGATAACGGAAAACAAAGAACTGATGAGCGAACTGACTCTTGTCTCCACAGAATTAGCTGAATCGATAAAGAGAGAAACTGAATTGGAGGAGAAAATACGGTTATACGAAACTAATAACTCAACACCGAACTTCGATGACACTTCATGCGTATCCTTTTCTGATTTTGAGAAGGAACTAAGGAAAAAATCTAGTAAAATTGTGCAATTGATTCAGCAACTAAACGATGAGAGATTGAAGAGATTTATTGCGGAGGAACAACTATTACTACAAGAAAATGGCATCAAGCCCAGTTCTATAGAATTGGTGGCAAAGATCGAAAACTTGAACAAACTCATTGACGAAAAGGATTCAGAAATCGAAATGCTTAAAAGCCATCTGCAATAGGGACGTCATGCATAATGTAAATATTACGTAGTCTATCTAACATGTTATATACGTCTAATGTCACTTTACACGTCAAAGAAACTCACTTAGGGcgttttttgaaaaacttgaaaaaaaaataaatttcaCAGTTCATAACAGGCAGTTCATAATACACCTAGCAGACAGAACAAGAGAAACATTGCTAATCAAATAGTTTGGCATATACACATAAAGCTACGATTGCATCGCAACCAATTTAGAGATGTTTAacaggaaaagaagaggaggtATGTCTAAATCCTATTGTTTTAAGGAAATTTCATTCTGGAAAATATACATCGAGGTCAATCAAGATGAGACTgccatttttttgtcaattGGTACGGTGCGCGACAGAAATGTTTACTTTTGTGGCACTGAGAAGAGGAGAAAGTAAGAGTGTTTGCTGGATAAATAACCAGAAAtgtgttttatttattttactttcttcgctttgtttgttttgcaTGATAATCAATATTTACCTGATCTATTTAATTGTGAatccatttcttcaagaacccgttctttcaaatttattcaaattaCTAACATACCCAAATTCAACATCTTTGCATATGATTTTACCTTTAGactttgatgaagaagaaaattacCGTGATTTTAGGCCTCGCATGCCTAAGAGACAAAGAATTCCTCCCGTTGTTCAATTATGTAAGGAAATGATGCCCGATATTCGTACTATTGGGGAATCTGTAAAAGCTTTTGAAGACGATATCAAATTCTTAAGTGAAGCCATAATGAATGAATACGGCCATGAAGACTATTTCAATGACGCCTTATTGAGTACTTTTAACGCTGTTGTTGTGGAGCAACCACAAAAGCAAGCTGCCGTTGCTTTGTTAACCATGGTCgtaaattcaaaaaataacgtTGCTGGGAAAAGTATCATCAATTACTTTTTCGAAGAGTTACAGAAATGGTGTAAAGAAACATTTAATGAGGAGTTTAACAATACTTCAAATGAAACTGGGCCATGGAATAAGATCAAATTGATTTTAAGATTCTTATCTATTTTGTCACCAATGTTTTTAGTTGATGAACTGATTAATATCTACAAAAATCTATTTGAATTGAGTATTGAATTGAACAACCTAGATCCAAATAACAGAATCCCGGCATCTGAAGCAATTTATACCAATACATTGTTGAACATCCCatatttgttctttttcaatagaacTAATGAAGACTTAAAGGCTAAAGTAGAAGAGCTGCTTTTATACGTTGAACAAAATtatcaaatcaaaacaacAGATATAAATTTATTAAGAGAATACAACGATGAATCTCCATATGAAATGGTAGAGCTTGTTCAGGTTGCCTTGCCAAACGTCAAGAAAGCATTAGTCAATAACATGGAGCAACTGAATGAATTGTTTCCTGATTGGAACCATTTGTTAACTCCTCAAACTGGTGATGAAGGATTTAATGACGCCTTGACGCTTCCAACAGTAGAACAGTTAAAAACTTCGTTACGTCTGGACAAGGGTTTCGGTTCTGTTGATAGCATGTGGAGGACTCCAAGGCATGCTTTCCACGTATACTTACCAAATTCTGCTGGTAACTTTGAAACCGTAGTCTCCATCAATACATATGCTGGCCAATTATTCAACGATATCATTATCGATTTAGTAGAAAGTTTGGAATTTAATAGAAAGGAAGTGGCAAGACAAGTAATAACTTTGGACCTATTCTTTAAAGCCGGTATATTTACCGAACCTGGTGAATCTATTGCTCAATTAATCGCCACTTACGAAGAAAATCCATTAGCTCCTACGTTCAAGATAGAAGATTTGGCTATTGAAACTATTTTAGGtcttattttcaaattacCTAGTGTTTCCCAACCTTTCGCGTACTTTTACACTCTGTTAGTTGATATCTGCCAAAATTCTCCAAAGGCAATTGCACCTGTTTTTGGTAGAGCATTCAGATTCTTTTATAATCATTTGGATTCATTGGACTTTGAACTAAAATTAAGATACCTGGACTGGTTTTCAATTCAAATGAgtaatttcaatttctcttGGAAATGGAATGAATGGGAAGAAGACTCCAGTAAATTCGGCAAGTATTTTTATAATCCAAAGGTGAACTTCGCCAAGAATCTGATCCAAAAGGAGCTACGGTTGACTTCAAACTTCTCTGAAGTGGAGGACAGTTTACCAcaagaattcaagaaatatcTGGATACTTCTTACATCCCAAGGGACGAATTAGTCAACTATTACCAGTCACTATTTAATGGTTACACCGtggaaaaagaatcaaTTCGAAAGAACGATTTATATTTCAGACAAGAAGGTGTGCCTATGGAAAATACTGTGCGTAAATTATTAGATTATACACATAAAGCAAATGATTCCAGAGAAATCACTGAACTAGAAAGTATTCTAGAAGAGTTAAAGAATGAGCATGGTTCCATAATTTCcgatttcaataaatttgtcataatattattagtTCACGCTGTGGCAGATTCTGGTAGTAGGTCTCTATCGCACGCAAACAAGTATATTAATGATTTGAGAGAAGATCTGAAGACCATATTTGACAAGATTGAATTGGATGCTGAAACGAAAGAATACATCATAATTGAAGCTGTTCTGACGTTCTGGAATTCTAATCCTCAAACGGGTTTCCTGGTGGCAGACGCCTTCAAATATGCAGGTTTGATTACTTCCAAAACCATTTTTacatttattttcaacgagactgatttgaaaaataacgGTTTGGTTGAAGCCACTGCTATCGAAGCTGTCTTTAGAAACTTATCTCAACAAATttctgaagaaaacgaaagtGGAAATAATTTTGAGTTTGTTTTCGAAAGATTGTGTACAATTGTCAACAACACAACAGATTTATTGGGTGTCActaataatgatgaaattgaaacgCCAAATGTGAACAATGAGATGGATATCGACGATATTGAAGACGACAAGTTAGATTTGAGATGGAAGTATGTTACAGCAATTGGGTTCGTTAAAAGTATATTAAGAAGATATTCCTATGAATACCGTAAACTAGCGGATAAATTCATTAGCGGCATTGACAATGCTATTCCACATGAaccaacaaagaaaacggTTTTAAACTGGATACAAGAAACGAGGGAAATCTAAGTAAAATATTGTGTAGCTGTTTTCATCCATACTATTTAAATTTTGTAATGTGTCACATACCTAACGTGGCTTTCCTATATACGAGTTCATATCAGCTTTACATAAAATTATTATCAAAAGTGTACCAACTATGATGAGCCTTCTTGTTAGCCAAAACGGCTTTACAACAACATCTCGTTtgatatttgtttgttcgTTTATGAACAACCTCTATATTCAtactttttatatttttagGATTATGattattcaaaacatcattattgttattaaGTATATAGTACAATGTAAATGGTATGCTATGTTATGTTATGCTGTGTTATAATTTTTAATGACGAATTACGCTTCTATAACTGTGAACTTCTGCAAGTTTGTCATTAAGCCCATTACAATCAGAATCGTCTTCAAAAGGATGCTCTTCAGAATTAGGTAAATCTCCACCAGATGAAATATGCCGTGCCACTGTGCTTCTGCTACTCTCTCTAACCAAATGGGTAGGCGGTTCAGGAAAGTAATGCATATCTTCCTGAGCGTATTCGTTTTCATCGAACCGgtttattgaatatttcGATTCATTCGTTCCGCCATTATTTGAACTGGCATTATATTTAAAATTCTGGAAATTTGCAAATGACGTATCCCTTGTTAGTGACACCTCCCCAAAATAAAGACACAGCTCAACAAACAGTATAAATTGGTCTCTTGTGACATCTTTGCCTGAAAATCTTATCGTTTCATACAAGTCAATAAAATCTTTAGCCTTTTGCAATTGAACCTTGTTAGTATTGCGGTTAACAAACTGAGAATTCACCACATCAGCAAAAGTGTCCTCCAGTTTCATCCTAACATCTAGGTTGTTCAGAAACAACCCATGGTATTTCAATCTATCCGTTAGACTTTTTATACAATCAGCATAATTTAGGTATTCTggaaataatttttcatttgatgGAAAATCACATCGCTTTGGAGGTTCCAGTCCATCATGGATAACAGGATcctttggtttttttaGCAGAATAGTTAATTCCTTAGACCTTTCCatgtttttcaatactGCTTCTCGACTCGCAAGATGCGGAAGATCAGCTGGTGTGATCGGAATATATCTTCTTGGAATATCCTTTAGACAGCTTTTGTGAAATAGCACTCttccaataataataacgatACAAACAACACCAAAAACAACTAAGgcaccaacaacaataaatgTGTTGAAAGCATTGTTCTCTGATTTAGAAGCCTGTGCAATGGAATCTATAGGCAATACTACTGAAAACCCAATCAAAAGTATCAATGATATAAAGAGGGAACCCTTATACAGCCACGACTTCAGTTTCGCTAGCCCAGACATTTACTGCTGACTACTGACGATCCTACCTCTCAATAGAGCTAAGCCAAAACGATACAGTGAAACGCCTTCTAATAAATTGCAGtgtgttctttttcacttcCCACTTAGTTTCTACTCTTGGGTACAATAATCTTTTAGGTAATAACAAACGTTGAAGTATATGTCTTATTCTTACTCAGCTCCAATTCAACATCACCACGGAgaaagattttctttgttttgcttttttgctttctttcttctaccTTTGTTGTGATGCTTGTTTTTGTAATGCTCTTGTCCTGGCATCAGAAAAACGGCTAAAAAAAGCGTCAACATACTCTTCTTGACGGTTAAAATATCATCCGCAAATACAAGCCAAAAACTTGAAGACAGTTACAGCTGAAAGAGTTTTGATATGCAGTCTGTTACGGTGCCAAGTTATTACGTAAACTGTCAGATTGCATTTCGCCTACATAAAAATCTATAAGATACCATCCTATCTTAACTGTATATAATCATATCGTACCATAACTCTAACGCCTAGTCATCTATAAGCAAGTATTCATCTTGCAGCTTAAACCAGTTGCCTTTGGCTCCATTTGACTTGAACCAAGTATTCAAGGATTGCAAGTAAATTTGATTATTTTCACCAATACAGTTTAAGTGCTTCAAAGTCAGAATAATATCACTGACTCTCATTCCAGTCACAATAGAAAGATCTTCCAAGCTCACTTTATCAAAATGTGCGAGATCTCCTTCAATGAGATGCCAATAGAGTATTCGTGACCAATATTTCAGGTACCCAATCAATCCGAAGGGCGATAACGGCACTTCTGGCCCTGATATAACGCCTTCTAATTGAGATAATTTATATGAGAACTCAATAAGTAATGAGCCTAATCCACGTCTCTGATATGGTGGCAGTGTTAATATGCATGCTAGGTTGTTTTGTTGATACGAAACCAAATCCTTAGAAAAAAACCCCATTGGCTTTGTTGATCCAGTTTCATAAACTACGTAAAACTCGTAATGATCTACTTTAAAGTACATGGATTTGTTGTCTAAAAATAACTTCgtaaaaagacaaagacaTTGGCAAAACAGTTGATATTTGGATCCTTTCACTCGTCTGATTGTGTATTCGGGGCTCttgtattttattttgccTGGAGCATGTTTCTGAAATGGACAAGCTGCGGCATGTGCTATAAACACTGTCTGATCGTCGGTATATTTAAAACAGTATTCACAAACAAACAGGGTATCTAGCCAGTATTGGTTGTTGGATCCGGAGTGAACCTGACTCCTGGACTCAGAGCATCCTaatctttttgtttctggATCAAAATAAACCGCGCTCCCATACCACGTAGGGAATCTTTTACTCACACCAAACTGAATTTGCCTTATGTTTCTTTCGTTTAATATGCCATATAGCATCTCTTTGCggtcttttttcaagttgaCAGAGGACTTATTCTTATCTTTCTcgccatttttttttcctttaagtTGTTGTGTACTTGTTATGAGTGATTGGTCTATTGATCCAgccattcttcttttttaagaAGATACGAAACAAAGGAGAGAAAATCCCAGAAGGCAGTACTATTCGTATTTCAGAAGGAGATGATATCACTGTACTACCTGTTCAGTGCTACATACTCCGCCTTTCTTGGAATTGATCTTTACTAGGTACTAACCATCTCTTTTGATTAACCATCTTGttattcttcaaatttacGCCCTCAGTATGAAGTGTTTGGGTGTcctgaaaattttctttttgcgATGAGCTAAAATGTAAAAATGCTTGATTCTACTTTCTACAGTATCATTAAAGAGCAGATGTAATGTCTTATcagaaaatattcaattattCCAAATACTGATAATCATTGTAATAATAACGGAGTGTTTGGAACAGTACAGAGATGGGTACTTATAGAAAGAGGTTCAATGAAAAGGCCAGGTCTGGCCATATGGCTAAACtcaaagaattgaagagaGTTAGAAATAAGCAATTCACCAGACaggatgaaaatgaagaagaggtagAAACACCGGATTCAGATCCAtctcaaaatgaaaaactagaTGCAAATGTGAATGCGGAAATTCTCAAGCCTCtcactgaagaagaaaagaagctcaaaaaaagaaaactacaGGAGTTGTTTACAccaaaagaatcaaaagtTTCGAgattaaaaaagaaaagactagATAAGTTTATTGATCATCAgttgaaaagagaggaaAGGAAAACTATCATTGACAAACTTCAAGACTACAAGATAGATACAAGTTTGTTAACAAGTTCTAAAAAACTAGGTGAAGGTAGACAAactaaaaaggaagagtTCAAAGAAGCGCTAAGTCTAGAACGTCAAGGCAGGGGAAATGAACAAACTGAGGAAATACTGTACGAAGAGTTTGAACCAAAAGCTTGGGATAAGCacgatgaagaggaaagccacgacgatgatgaagatgatttcGAGGATAAATTTGGTAGTATGGTGAAGCCAGAAGACAATACTTCCGAAAAGAACAAACCTTCCAGCTTTATTGACCATAGACCAGCTAAATTCGGTGGTTCCGGTATCGGTTTTGGATTCAGCAACGTAAAGATTgtaaataaagaaaacaaagctccaaagaagaagtacaATTGGAGACAGCTTGTAGCGATGGAAGAGCTAAAGAAGCATGggaaagatgatgaaatgGATTTTGACACTAcatcagaagaagaaggcgatgatgacgacgcTGAAggagaagaggaggagCAGGAGGAAAGTGAAAGTGAACAGGAAGAAAGCGAAGGTGAACAACATCAAGCGGAACCAGAGGACGCTGATCAAAAGAACCCTGCAAATCAATTCAAAGACTGGGCTAATCAGgagatcaaaaaaatggaaggcAGAGGTCAAGAACTGGTTACTCCTACTTTAAACATCGACTACAAGCCGATAATcagagaagaagatttagaTGATGGTCTCAAAGAAACCCATATTCCAATAGACGAGAATTCCACTCGTAAAGCCTTCTATGTCAAAGTCAACAGATCAGACGAAATTcagaaaacaagaatgcAGCTACCTGTATTTGGTGAAGAGCATGCAATTATGGAAGCCATTCATCATAACGACGTAGTAATTATCTGTGGTGAAACTGGGTCTGGTAAGACTACTCAGGTTCCGCAATTTTTATATGAAGCCGGTTTTGGTGCTGGGGAATCTCCAGATTATCCAGGAATGGTCGGTATTACACAGCCCAGAAGAGTGGCAGCTGTGTCTATGGCCGGGCGTGTGACCAATGAATTAGGTGACCATGGTAACAAGGTGGCATACCAAATAAGATTCGACTCCACAACGAAGGAAGAGACAAAGATCAAGTTCATGACCGATGGTGTCTTATTACGAGAAATGATGCATGATTTTAAGTTAACTAAATATTCCTCCattattattgatgaagcgcatgaaagaaatataaaTACGGATATTTTGATTGGTATGCTGAGCCGTTGTGTTGGGTTAAGGGCTAAAGAGCATAAAGAGAATCCGATCGAACACAAGAAGTTGAAACTTATCATCATGTCAGCTACATTAAGAGTATCAGACTTTAGTGAAAACAAGGCTTTATTTCCAATTGCGCCTCCTGTCTTACAAGTAGACGCAAGACAGTTTCC contains these protein-coding regions:
- the DLT1 gene encoding Dlt1p; its protein translation is MSGLAKLKSWLYKGSLFISLILLIGFSVVLPIDSIAQASKSENNAFNTFIVVGALVVFGVVCIVIIIGRVLFHKSCLKDIPRRYIPITPADLPHLASREAVLKNMERSKELTILLKKPKDPVIHDGLEPPKRCDFPSNEKLFPEYLNYADCIKSLTDRLKYHGLFLNNLDVRMKLEDTFADVVNSQFVNRNTNKVQLQKAKDFIDLYETIRFSGKDVTRDQFILFVELCLYFGEVSLTRDTSFANFQNFKYNASSNNGGTNESKYSINRFDENEYAQEDMHYFPEPPTHLVRESSRSTVARHISSGGDLPNSEEHPFEDDSDCNGLNDKLAEVHSYRSVIRH
- the STO1 gene encoding Sto1p, with the protein product MFNRKRRGDFDEEENYRDFRPRMPKRQRIPPVVQLCKEMMPDIRTIGESVKAFEDDIKFLSEAIMNEYGHEDYFNDALLSTFNAVVVEQPQKQAAVALLTMVVNSKNNVAGKSIINYFFEELQKWCKETFNEEFNNTSNETGPWNKIKLILRFLSILSPMFLVDELINIYKNLFELSIELNNLDPNNRIPASEAIYTNTLLNIPYLFFFNRTNEDLKAKVEELLLYVEQNYQIKTTDINLLREYNDESPYEMVELVQVALPNVKKALVNNMEQLNELFPDWNHLLTPQTGDEGFNDALTLPTVEQLKTSLRLDKGFGSVDSMWRTPRHAFHVYLPNSAGNFETVVSINTYAGQLFNDIIIDLVESLEFNRKEVARQVITLDLFFKAGIFTEPGESIAQLIATYEENPLAPTFKIEDLAIETILGLIFKLPSVSQPFAYFYTLLVDICQNSPKAIAPVFGRAFRFFYNHLDSLDFELKLRYLDWFSIQMSNFNFSWKWNEWEEDSSKFGKYFYNPKVNFAKNLIQKELRLTSNFSEVEDSLPQEFKKYLDTSYIPRDELVNYYQSLFNGYTVEKESIRKNDLYFRQEGVPMENTVRKLLDYTHKANDSREITELESILEELKNEHGSIISDFNKFVIILLVHAVADSGSRSLSHANKYINDLREDLKTIFDKIELDAETKEYIIIEAVLTFWNSNPQTGFLVADAFKYAGLITSKTIFTFIFNETDLKNNGLVEATAIEAVFRNLSQQISEENESGNNFEFVFERLCTIVNNTTDLLGVTNNDEIETPNVNNEMDIDDIEDDKLDLRWKYVTAIGFVKSILRRYSYEYRKLADKFISGIDNAIPHEPTKKTVLNWIQETREI
- the SAS2 gene encoding histone acetyltransferase gives rise to the protein MAGSIDQSLITSTQQLKGKKNGEKDKNKSSVNLKKDRKEMLYGILNERNIRQIQFGVSKRFPTWYGSAVYFDPETKRLGCSESRSQVHSGSNNQYWLDTLFVCEYCFKYTDDQTVFIAHAAACPFQKHAPGKIKYKSPEYTIRRVKGSKYQLFCQCLCLFTKLFLDNKSMYFKVDHYEFYVVYETGSTKPMGFFSKDLVSYQQNNLACILTLPPYQRRGLGSLLIEFSYKLSQLEGVISGPEVPLSPFGLIGYLKYWSRILYWHLIEGDLAHFDKVSLEDLSIVTGMRVSDIILTLKHLNCIGENNQIYLQSLNTWFKSNGAKGNWFKLQDEYLLIDD